DNA sequence from the Sinomonas terrae genome:
CGACGGCGGTCCGGCCGGCGGTGGCGGTAGCGGCCAAGGCTCTGACGCGGGAGACGCCAAGAGCCCGGGCCAAAACGGAAGCGGCCAAGATGGAAGCGGCCAAGACGAAAATAGCCAAGACGAAGCTAGCCAGTACGGCGCCGCCGGCGGCAACGGTCTGCAGGCTGTGGTGGGGCAAGGGGCTACCGGCAGTACAGACGGGATGGAGGGACTGAGCGGGGGCTCAGTTTCAGGACCTGCAGGAGCCGCGTCGGCTCTTCCGGGTGTCGCTCATCCTGGCTCAGGCGCCAGCGCCGCGGGAGGTGTGCACTCGTCGTCGTCCGCCACCGCGGGGGCGAGCGCATCGGCGCGGACCCAGCAGCTCACCCAGGAACTCAGCCGATGGCTCGGACTGACCCCCGGCGGCAATTCTCAGGGGAAGGGCCACGGCTCAGGACTCTTGGGCGGCAACTAGCCAAGGGGCATGCGGAGCGGCCAGCCCTGCCCGTCGAGGATGGTCTGGGTGCTCTGGCCCGTCGCCTCATTCACGATGACGGGAGCCATGAGGTTCACCGTCGTGCCGTTTCCGCCGGGGGTTGCGACCACGAGGACTCGCGCGTCTTCAGGAGAGGCGAGCCCAAGGGTGCGGCAGGGGGCTGAGATCTCGGGAGCGTAGCCCGGAACGTACACCGCGGCGTCGAGCAGGAAGAGGCGGACCTCGGGAGCTGTCTCGGGGCGGAGGCTGAAGAGGCCGGCAGCGCCGTCGACCGCTTCGAGCGTGAAGTCGGTGTGTGGGGCGAGGCCGGGGAGCGGCTCCGCGAAGGTGAGCGCGCTCACTTGAGGAAGTCCATCAGGCTGGGCTGCAGCGTCCGCGCGGTGACCGCGAGGGCGGCCTGGTAGTTCGTCTGCTGGAGCTGCAGGTCGAGGGCCGCCTGGCCGAGGTCGAGGTCCTCGATGCCCGAACGCTTCGCCTCGAGCGCATTCTGCTGTGTCATGTTCTCCGATCCTGCGCGCTGGAGTTGGGCGAGCCGAGTCCCGACATCGGCGCGACCATTGACGACTGCGTTCATCCCGGCGTCGAGTGATTTCAGCTGTGAAGTGGGATCACTGCCGTTCCGTAGGTCGGAGGATATCGCGTCCAACACGTTGAAGACCGAGTTTGATCCCGTGCCGAAGACTGCCGCGCCGTTCGCGTCTACTTGGACGGTCTGATCGGGGCCGATTCGGCGCTGGACGGTGTCGCCCGCTGTCCCGTTGAAAGTGGGCGGCGTGCCGTCGGTGAACGCGCTCGCTGCGTCCGAGGTCCCCGCGAAGATGCTGCGTCCCAGGTATTTCGTGTTGGCAGCGGCGAGCAGGTCGCTGCGGAGGGAATCGATCTGGGCCGCGAGTGCGTTCTTCGCGTCCTGGTTGAGCGAGCCGTTCCCGCCCTGGACGGTGAGGTCGCGGACTTGGCGCAGGTAATCCGTCGCGTTGCTCAGGGTTGAATCGAGGGTCGTGAGCCAGGACGTCCCGTCGTCGATATTCCTCTTGTATTGGCTGTTGGCCGCAATCTGGGCGTGCACGTTCAGGGAATCGGCGCTTCCCACGGGATCGTCCGAGGGGCGGGTGATCCGCTGCCCTGAGCTCGCGGCGTCCTGCGCTGAGGAGAGGCGCGCTTGGCTCGTGCCGAGGCGGCGCTCTGCCGCACGCAGCATGGTCTGGTCGGTCACGCGGAGCATCTCAGAGTCCTACCGTTCCCATGTGGTTGATGAGGGTATCGAGCGTCTGGTCGAGCGCTGTGAGGACCCGCGCCGCCGCCTCGTACGCGTGCTGGCCCGCGAGGAGGTTCACGTTCTCCTCGTCCAGGCTCACCGAGGCGTTGGACGTCTGGGCGGTCTTGGCGTTCGTCGCGGCGCTCTGGGCCGTCGTCGCCTGCTGCTGCGCGGCTTGGGACGCGCTGCCGAGGACTGAGACGAAGGAGGTCCATCGGCTGTCCGGCGAGTTGGTCTGGGTGCTGAGCTGGGAGATGGCATCGGCGTTCGAACCGTCGTTGGCGCCCGAGCTGAGCGCTCCCGTGGCAATCCCGCTCGCGTCGGTGGGGACGACTCCGAGGCCTTGAGCAGGCGGAAGGGAGGGGTCGAGGCTGAAGAAGTCCAGCCCGGTCGTGCCGGCCGGCGTCTTTCCCTGGGCATGCGCGGCGTTGACGGCCTGCGCGAGGGACGTGGCGAACGCGTTGTACCGTGCTGCGGCTTCGGCGATGGGTCCACCCGTCCCTGAGGCGTTCGCGGGAGCGAGGACCGAGAGATCGCCGGCGATGGTCCCGCCGTCGAGCCCGACCGGGACGCTCGGGCGATCCGCCCACACGAGCGAGGGCGCGCCCGACGACGTGTCCGCCATGCTCTGCGGCCCGGTGAGCTGGACGGCGCGCGCCGTGCCGCCCGTGACGAGGGCGTTGCCGCCGAGGAAGACAGTGACCGTGCCGTCGGCCTGCTGTCGAACGGATCCACCCGCGAGCGAGGCGATCGTTTCGGTGAGCTTCGACCGCTGATCGATGAGCTCGTTGGCGTTGCCGCCCGCGGCCAGAGTAGAGCGGATGGTCGTGTTGAGCGAAGCGACCTGGGTGGCGGCGTCGTTGAGCGAGGTGACCATCCCCTGCGCCTCCGACTGGGTCGAGGCCCATTGCCCAGCCAAGGCTGAGTAGCCACTCGAGAGCTTTGCGGCGAGCTGCTTGCCGTTCTGGATGACTGTCGAAGCGGCGGATGCATCGCCCGGCTGGTTCGCAAGGTCCTGCCAGGACGACCAGAAGGACTGAAGCTGAGCCGAAATTCCGTTGGCCCCCGGCTCCTGGAGGGTCCCCTCGATGTCTTGGTACGCCGTCGACCGCTGTGCCGCGTAGCCTGCGGACGACGACGTCGACCTCACCGAGGCGTCGAGCAGCGCGTCGCCGAGCCTCGCGATGCCATCGACCGAGACGCCCTGGCCAACCTGCTGAACCGGGGCGGATCCCATCGTCTGGGCAAGCGGACCCATGGCGGACTGCTCGATGCGTTGGCGCGTGTAGCCGTCGGTCCCGACGTTGTCGATGTTCTGGCCCGCGAGGTCGATCGCCTGCTGTGCGGCGGAAAGGCCGCGGTACGCCGCGTTGAGGGCGCCGAATGTGCTCACAGTCGTCCTTCGGTCAGAGGTCCCGGGCGAAGAGGCGCGATTCAGTCGCAGCCGCGGGGCGCCCCTGGGCGTCGTAGGTCTTCGCCATCGATGTCACGTCCGCGAGGGTCTCCTGAGTGGAGCGCGAGGCGGCGCGGAGGAACTGCGCGTTGGAGTCCCGGAGTTGGCGGATGACGGCGGTCTGTTCCGTCATCGCCTTGAGGTGCGCCGTGAGAATCTCGCCCCACGGCCCTTCCGGAGCGCCCGCAGCGAGCTCCCGCAGGGTCGCTTCCTCGGGCAGGCCCCATTCGGCGGCGACCGCCGCGGCGGTGACGGCCCGCGCGAGCCCGGCGGAAGAGAGCCGTTCGAGGACCTGCTCGACCTCGCGCGTCGCGTGCGAAACCCACCGCGTCTTGCCCGCAGTGAGGAGGAGCTGCTCCTCCTCGAGCTTGAACGTCAGGAGGTCCAGCAGTTCGCGCTCATGCCAGAGCTGAGCCGAGAGGTCGTGGATCGCCATTCCGTGGCCAACTCCTCATCCGTGAGCCTTACAGGACGCGAACGCGGCGGTCGGCGCCCCGTTGGAGGACTCTATCGGCGGGGTGCGGGCCGTGGTAAGCGGAACCTGCAGGGCGTGAGGAGAGCAGGGTCCGGTGACGAGGACATCGCGCTACGAGACGGTGGTCGTCCCGTTGATGACGGTGATCTTGCCGCCTTGGAAGTTCTGGGCCGTGCCGTTGGGCACCGAGTACACCTCGCTGGTTGGATAACCGAGACGACCGCTCTCGAAACCCGTGGACTGCCACGCTGCGCGGATCGGGCCGTACGACTCGTGGGCCCCGGATACCGGGGACCAAATGATGGCACCACCCTGATAGTTCTGGTAGACGCCGCCGCTTCGCAGGCCGCCCACCTCGTCTGTTGTGGGGTAGCCCAGGAGGCCGCCCTCGAAGCCGGTGGCCTGCCACTCGCCTCGGATGGCACCGATCGACTCGTGTGTTCCCGACGCCGGGGAGGAGACGATCGCTCCGCCCTGGTAGTT
Encoded proteins:
- the flgK gene encoding flagellar hook-associated protein FlgK, which encodes MSTFGALNAAYRGLSAAQQAIDLAGQNIDNVGTDGYTRQRIEQSAMGPLAQTMGSAPVQQVGQGVSVDGIARLGDALLDASVRSTSSSAGYAAQRSTAYQDIEGTLQEPGANGISAQLQSFWSSWQDLANQPGDASAASTVIQNGKQLAAKLSSGYSALAGQWASTQSEAQGMVTSLNDAATQVASLNTTIRSTLAAGGNANELIDQRSKLTETIASLAGGSVRQQADGTVTVFLGGNALVTGGTARAVQLTGPQSMADTSSGAPSLVWADRPSVPVGLDGGTIAGDLSVLAPANASGTGGPIAEAAARYNAFATSLAQAVNAAHAQGKTPAGTTGLDFFSLDPSLPPAQGLGVVPTDASGIATGALSSGANDGSNADAISQLSTQTNSPDSRWTSFVSVLGSASQAAQQQATTAQSAATNAKTAQTSNASVSLDEENVNLLAGQHAYEAAARVLTALDQTLDTLINHMGTVGL
- the flgN gene encoding flagellar export chaperone FlgN, encoding MAIHDLSAQLWHERELLDLLTFKLEEEQLLLTAGKTRWVSHATREVEQVLERLSSAGLARAVTAAAVAAEWGLPEEATLRELAAGAPEGPWGEILTAHLKAMTEQTAVIRQLRDSNAQFLRAASRSTQETLADVTSMAKTYDAQGRPAAATESRLFARDL
- a CDS encoding flagellar assembly protein FliW; the encoded protein is MSALTFAEPLPGLAPHTDFTLEAVDGAAGLFSLRPETAPEVRLFLLDAAVYVPGYAPEISAPCRTLGLASPEDARVLVVATPGGNGTTVNLMAPVIVNEATGQSTQTILDGQGWPLRMPLG
- the flgL gene encoding flagellar hook-associated protein FlgL, coding for MLRVTDQTMLRAAERRLGTSQARLSSAQDAASSGQRITRPSDDPVGSADSLNVHAQIAANSQYKRNIDDGTSWLTTLDSTLSNATDYLRQVRDLTVQGGNGSLNQDAKNALAAQIDSLRSDLLAAANTKYLGRSIFAGTSDAASAFTDGTPPTFNGTAGDTVQRRIGPDQTVQVDANGAAVFGTGSNSVFNVLDAISSDLRNGSDPTSQLKSLDAGMNAVVNGRADVGTRLAQLQRAGSENMTQQNALEAKRSGIEDLDLGQAALDLQLQQTNYQAALAVTARTLQPSLMDFLK